The Spirosoma sp. SC4-14 DNA window AATTAAGGCTGTTGAGCCATAGTACCCCAATGCCCGTATTTGTTTTTTTCGTTACTGAGCTTCGGCTCGCCACACGTTGTTCTTTTCGTTGATATCCGGCAGTTTCTCATCCGGGTCCAGCACAACCGTTTTCAAGGGCGATGTTGAGTTGTATTTGAATGTCCATGTACCGCCCCGCTGCCAAACCTCAACAGGCAGATTCACCCGACCTTTTTTACCATTGCTTTCTGTTACTTCAATTGTGGCAGGCATCGCAAACTTGTCGAGGTTTTCAATGGTAATCAGCGAACCCTTTTCGGCCGATCCATCTACGTATTTTACTTCTTTCACAGCCTGATCAAGTTTCCAGGTTTCATAGAAGTAACCACGCCAGAACCAGCCTAAATCCTCACCGGCTCCATCTTCAATGCTCCTGAAAAAATCATAAGGAGTAGGGTGTTTGAATGCCCATCGGCTAACGTAGTTTTTGAAAGCGAAGTCGAATCGTTCAGGGCCTAACACTACCTCACGAAGCAGTTTCAACCCCATTCCGGGCTTATAGTAAGCCAGAATTCCCAGTACTCGTGCCTGCTGCACATCAGGAATGGTCATGATAGGCTCAGTTGGGTAGAACAGTGCAGGAGCAATGTCGTGCATGGTGCCCCGCTCCCGATCATACTCACCCTTGTTGAAATTGGCCGTCGAGAGCGTATTAATGAAGGTATTGAACCCCTCATCCATCCAGGGAAATTTCCGCTCATTATTGCCCACAATCATCGGGAACCAGTTATGACCAAACTCGTGGTCGGTTACGCCCCACAATCCATCCTTACGGCCTTTATGATCGCAGAAGATAATTCCAGGGTACTCCATTCCGCCCACAATGCCGGCCACATTGGTAGCAACCGGATAACTGTACTCGTAGAGGTATTTGGAGTAAAATTCAATAGCACCCTTCACATACTCAGTTGAACGCCCCCAGGCATCATTTCCTGCACTTTCGGCCGGATAGACCGACTGTGCCAGAGCAGATTTGCCACTAGGCAGATCCATTTTAGCCGCATCCCAAACAAACGCTTTCGACGATGCCCAGGCTACATCACGTGTATTTACACAACGAAACTTCCAGGTCAGTGTGCCCGATTTTTTCGGGCGGCTGTTTGGATTTGTTACTTCGTCTTTAGTCCGAATCATTACGGTTTGATCGCTCTGGCGGGCCTGCGCTAATCGCTTGATCTGATCGGCCGTCAGTACATCGTTTGGGTTCAGAAGTTCTCCCGACCCCACCACAATATGATCCCAGGGTACGGTAACGTTGTAGTCGATGTCGCCATAATCGAGGTAGAACTCACCCGCCCCCAGATACGGCAATACGTTCCAGCCTTCAATGTCATCGAAAACGCACATGCGAGGATACCACTGTGCAATTTCGTAGATGATTCCATCTTTACGTTTCAGTTGTCCCATACGGTCAGAACCGTATTCGGGAATCTTGAACGAGTAGGCTACTTTCACTTTCACCACCTCACCGTTAGGCTTTACGGGTTCGGCCAGGCGGATCTGCATACGGGTATCCGTAATCACATAAGGCGCACCTGCAAACTTGTTATGCCCCTGCTCAACGGTCACGCTCGAAATGGTAAGTCCTCCGGCAAATCCCATATTTCCAAAACGACCTCCCGAAACAGGTGTTGTTTTGGCGGCCCGCGATGTATCACTAAAGGCGTTCTGATCGAGTTGCAGCCACAGATAAGACAGCGCTTCGGGTGAGTTGTTTTTGTAAGTGATGGTAACTTCACCCGTAATGGTGTTCTGCTGATCGTCCAGCGTAACGTTTATCTGGTAATCGGACCGGTTTTGCCAGTAACGAGGGCCAGGAGCACCACTCCCGGCCCGATAATCGTTGCCGGGTTGCATATTGAACAACGGATGAAATAATTCAAGAGGGTCGTATTTCGATCCGGGCGTAGACGTCGACGACGGAGCATTCTGAGCGTACGAAATCAAACTTAACGCCCAAAGCCCCGCCCCTAGAGCAATTTTTCTCATGAAGCAATAAATAACAGATTTTCTACAAATAACGAAATAAAGCGATAAAACTGGATAGTTGTTTGACGCAGTCTTAGATTGGCAACTGCAAATCAAGTCTGTGATGTGCCAGCAGAAAGAGAAATAAGCCTACCCACAAAATATCGACAAAATGCCAATAAAGTGTAATAAGTTTGATTTTAAGCTGGTTTGGTGGATTTACACTATACACGAACGAGTCGACATACATGCGTCTCCGTAAGGCTTCGATCAGGGCGATTACCAGGAAAATTAATCCAATTAAAATATGAAGCAGGTGAATACCCGAAATAATGTAAACAAAGCTCCCCGCGGGATTGCTTTTGAGGCCAACACCTGCCAGAATCATCTGCCGCCACCCCCAACCCTGTAGCAGAATAAACAATGTGCCGAGCACCAGAGTAGAGGCCATGTTGATGCGGTAGCTACTAAAACGCTCATGCCGAAATGCCAGATTAGCATTATGAAGTGTGAAGCTGCTTAACACAATAACAACGGTGCTGATCAGAAACACATTCGGTAGCTTTACATCAACCCAACCGGGGCCCGTACGGCGAATGATATAGGTTACCAACAATATCGTAAATAACATTACGCTACTGGCAATACCCAACCAAACCATAAAGCGAAACGGTTCGCGCCGTCTCGTAATGAAGTTACTCATCTAACCTTTTTTCAACCAGACGTTTAGCCACCTGATCAGCTAATTGATTTTGAGAGCGTTTTAAACCTGTTGCGGGTTAGGCCGGAAACGAAAAACGGTGCCCAAGCTCTCCCTGCCAAACGCTGTATTGATCAAATTGGTTTAAGAGCACCGGCGGAGCATTAAAAATTCCGTAGATCGTTGATCCTGAACCACTCATACTGGCATACACCGCCCCCAGATCATATAATTGTTGCTTAAGTTGCCCTAACAGGGGGTAGTTCGGAAACAGGCTATCTTCAAAATCGTTATGCACGGTATGGCGCCATTCGTCAAGTGACTGTTGCAGATGTACCCGCAACGGTAGTTGAGGCAGTTGGGGTCGCACTTTTGCGTAGGCTTCGGCAGTAGATATAGCCAGGTTCGGATAAACCAGAACGATGTAGTACCCGCGCAGATCAAGGTCTATTTCCTCAAATACATCGCCTTTTTCGAGGCAATACATTGGCCGGTTCTGAACGAAAAAAGCACAGTCGCTACCTAATCGCCGGGCATATCCTTCCAGCTTGTGGGTAGGTAACCCCAGCGTAAAATAGGCATCCAGTAACCTTAGCGTAAAGGCAGCATCGGCCGAGCCTCCGCCCAAGCCTGCCCCAATCGGAACAATTTTATGCAGATGAATATGAACCGGCGGCAAATCGAAATCGGTCTTTAGCAACTCATAAGCCCGTACACACAGATTCGTATGGGTCTCGCCAGGAATCAATAACCCACTGCTACTAAAAATGAAATCAGTTGCCGGAACAACTTCCAGCATATCGGTCCATGAGACCGGATAAAAACACGATTGCAGATTATGAAAGCCATCGGGCCGCTTCTCGGTAATGAAAAGGCCCAGATTAATTTTTGCGTTAGGAAAAGCAAGCATGTACCCAAATGATCACCGACAGTGCGCAGCCGCCGTACTAATAAATGATATGAATGTAAGGCTACGGCCCCATTATTCATAATTTCACCGCCGGGCGGTTCATTATTTTATAGCAATTACTTTAAATTCGGTTCGGCGATTGCGCTGATGTTCGGCTTCGGTACAGATAACTCCATCAGTACAATTATTCACCAATTGCGTTTCGCCCATGCCAATAGCCACCATTCGCTTGCGACTTATCCCTTTCGAATTCAGATAATTGGCCACCGCTTTCGCCCGTTCTGTCGATAGTATTTTGTTATGGGTGGCATCGCCCCGGCTATCGGTATGCGATCGGATTTCTATGACTAATGATGGATATTTCCGCATTGTGGCTACCAGCCGGTCCAGTTCCCGGGATGCATCAGGACGCAGGCTATAACGATCCAGATCATAGTAAATATTATCGATCGTAATCACGTCGCCAACGCTCAGCATTCGCAGATCGGCCGATAACTCTTTCGGCTTTTCTTTTTTGGGAAGTCGCTTAATTCGGTTTGTGTTCGTACCAAATTCAGGTTTTGAGGCCACCAACGTATAGTCGCACCCTGGATCGAGATCGAAACTATAGCGACCATCGGGGCCGGTTACGTACTCCCGTTGCGACCGGTTGCATTCGTTCCGAAGCCTAACCGTAACGCCTTCGATTGGCTTCCCATCCCGTTCGCTTTTAACAATTCCACGAATGCGCGAGCGGGTCAGCGCTGTGGCAGGAGCCGGTCTTTCTGGAATTGTATCCATAATGACTGTGGGCTTCATCATCGATATTTCGAGCCGGGAAGGCTGGTCGTCGGTTAGTGCGCGGGTCGTAAAACCAACGGTGCTGTTGATATAGCCATCGCGGCTGGCCTGAAATGTGAAGGCGTTGTTGGCTTCCAGACATATCCTGACCAGGCCATTCTGATCGGTTGTGATGGTCTGATCGGGGCGACCTTCTGCTTTTGACTTAACCACTATATCGACACTGTCCAAGGGCATATCTGTACTGGAATCGTACAGACGAATCGTTAGATCACGGCATCCATACAGGGAACTTTCACGAATAAATCGATAAATATCGTCGCTGCCATCCTGCCGGTTACTACTAAAATAGCCTGCACGTCGGCTGGCGTCCGTAATCAGCCCGAAGTCATCTTCCCTAGAGTTGATTGGTGCATCCAGGTGCTCAATAGAACGAGCTGTCAGCCCATTCGAGAGTGGTGCGTAGAAAATATCCAGTCCTCCCAAACCACCCCGCCCATCGGACGAAAAATAGAGATTGTTGGCATCGTCGATAAAGGGGAACAGTTCATTTCCCTTTGTGTTGACGGTAGGCCCCAGGTTTACCGGACGGCCCCATTGACCATTCAGATAACGACTAACATAAATATCGGTCCCGCCGAGCCCTCCGGGCATATCGGATACAAAATAGAGCAACTGCTCGTCGCGACTTAAGGATGGATGCCCAACGGAGTATTCATCACTATTGAAAGGTAATTCTTCAACATCGCCCCATGTGCCATTATCCTGCCGTGCTGTATAGATCTTGAGTTTGTTAATACCCTCTGCGCTTTTCTTGGATTTGCCTTCATTATAATTATTTCGTGTGAAGAAAATCCGGTTGCCATCGTGCGAAAACGTGGCGGGCCCTTCGTGGTATTTTGTATTAAGCGCTTTGCTAAATCGCTGGGTTGCACCGGCAGGTTTAGCCTCATAGCCTAAGCCTTCGGTAATAGCTATGCCCTCATAAAAACCCGGAACCGTTCGGGAATCATTAGCCGTTGGGCGTGTATATTCATCGCTGCCTAAGCGTCTTTCTGTTTTGATGTGTTCGTTTGCTGGTTTGCTGATGCTACCATCGGCATTGATAATGCTGCTCACCTTCAGGTTGTTCCGATTAGGCACATAAAATAAGTCGAGATAACCTGCCCCTCCGCCATTGCCTGTTGCCTCAATAGCCGATCCACCTTTTTTACCGGCTACATACACAAGTCCTTCTTTATAAAAAGCGGGACTAAACTCTTCGCCTTTGGAGTTCAAAGACAGGTATTCGAGCCGGTAGCGGATGGTTTCTTTCCGGTTCCCTAATGCCGGAGTATTATCGTCGGGAACAGCTATGGGTGTGCTCGCTACAGCCTTGTCGCGTACTTGAAGATACCGCTCATACTGTTTCTGAGCTTCCTGAAACTTGCCATTTCCAGCCAGTGTCTGTGCAAACAGCAAGGCCTGTTGGGGGTCTTCGTCGGGGTTGTTTACCAATGCCTCCCGATAATAGCGTTCTGCTTTTACCCCATCGCCCACCGAACGATAGGCCTGCGCGAGTTGCCGTTGTACCGCTGCCTTCTGTATGGCCGTAAGCTGATCGCCCTGCTCGTCCAGAATTTGTAAGTAAGCATCAATTGCCCGGCCATACGCCTTATAATTCAGCAGGCGATCGGCCTGCCGCAATAGCGAATCGGCCTGAGCACAAACTATTGTCGAACAGTTCGTCCACAGCAATACGCCCAAAATCAGCTTTAACCAATGTGTCTTCATCAGTACTTTTTCTAAGTCCGGTTTTCCGGTTACTTATTTATAAATTGGCAAACACCCCTGCCTTACTTCGTATCGGCAACTTACCGCGCCAGTGTCAGAAACCGGACGAATTCGCGGCCATCACTTAGCTTAATCTGATAATAGTAGGTACCATCAGGTAAACCTTGCATAGCTGTAGTGGTTTTAATTCCCTGATTGGCAGTCCCATCCCAATCGTTTTTGTAGTTGTTATTTCGGTAAACAACGCTCCCCCAACGGTTATATATTTCCAATTGAATGGTTACACCAGCTGGTAGCCGTTGTACAACAAAATAATCGTTAATACCATCGCCGTTTGGCGAGAATCCTTCCGGAATAAACACGGTAGTGGCTTCCTCTTCAGGCTGTAAGGAATGTAGGGTTATGCTCGTTGGCTCATTGTTATCCGTAGGATCGCCGTTCTGGTCAGGATCAGTGCTGATTCCATTGGTGGATATATCCCGGCAAATGCGCCCATTCGTGTCCAGTGCGTTTACGGCTGCTCTATTGGCAAATGTCAGCGTTGTGGCCTGACTTACATCCATGCGAACTGTAAGCCAGACGTGCGCTTCTGCGCCAGCAGGTAACTGGTTATTTACGGCAAGCAATGTTGTATCGGCACCCTGTCCCGTATAGGCTTCATTAATAGTCAGTCCGTTATCGGCTCTTGCCGAAACGGCGTATAATCTGGCTCCTGTAGCCGTAAAAACAGCATCCAGATTATCAGAGATCTGGAGTTTGGTAAGCGCATGTTTGCCAAGGTTTACAACCGTTAGCAGGTATGTTAGCTCTACCAGTTTTGTTGTTCCTTCTATTAACCACACAGGTTTACTCACTTTCTTACTCAATCCTACCACTTCCTGCGTAAGGGCTGGTGCCCCTATTGTCAATTGTGTTGATGTACCCACACAAGGCCCACTGGCATCGGGGTCCGAAACGGTTAGCGTAAATGTAGTGGACCCACGCTGACGATCCGTTTCCGATAACAGGTAGCGCGTATTAAGTCCATCATCAGTAAACAACCCTCCTCCGCTACTCGACCAACTGGCCGATTCTGCCGAACCGCCCAGTTTTCCCCGTAAATACACAACGCCTTTTGTCCAGTTTAGCGTATCTAACCGAATAGCAACCGTAGCCGGATCGCTTATGCACGGAGTTATCGCATTCTGGCATGGGCCAATACGCACCGTAACGGATACTGGCTCCGTGTAACAGCCAGTGCTGCTACGTCCAAAAATATAATAGACTCCTGCTTTGACGGCCCCCGGCGACTGAACAATTGGCGAATCGAAAGAGGCTCCGGTTCTAAATGAATAATACAATCCATGACTATTTCCCTGAATTGCCGTGGATAAGTCGGCCGTTTGAAAGGGACATTTGTTGATAAGGCTGGTTGTAGCCAGCAGCTTTTGGTCAGACGCCCGAACAATAATCGGAATGCTTGCCGAACTATCGCTCCGACAGGAACCGATCTGGCAAACTGCCCGATAACTCATTGTTTGATTCGGACTCACCGAATGGACTATGCCTTCGTTTCCATCCGACCAGCGAACTGTTCCAATACAGTTGGAAGCCGTTAATCGAACCGACTGCCCCACACAAATTTCTGTTTTATCGGCAACCAAAACGGGTATTGCTGGTGAGGCTACCTGAACCAGAGCCCCTGTCGATGGGTTACTGACACACTGGTTTTGTTGGCAGGTAGCCGTAAATACCGACGTTTGGGTAAGGTTTCCGGTCCAGACTAGCCCAGTTGTCTGATCGGGCCATCGTACTGTGCCACTGCAATTTGTTGCCGTTAGCTGAACAGCATCGCCTGCGCAAATAAGTGCCGATGAAGCCGTGATAGCAGGTGAATCGGGCGTATGGACCGTTATTTTCCAGACATCGGCAAAACAACTGATGCAGCCTTGCCGGGCCCGGCAAATGGCCGTATATTTTGTGGTTTGCTGCGGCCGAACATCAATACTGTTTCCGGTAGCACCATTGGACCATACTACCGTGCCAACACAACCGGTTGCGGTTAAGGTAACAACGTCATTACGGCAAATTTCTTTGGCCGTTCCTGCAATAACTGGCGGTTCAGGATGCTGACACGTATCGGCAGAAATGGTTGCGCTGGCAATAGCATTCATGGATGCTACTATCACTAATAGCATCCATAAATTATTCCGTATTAATTTACTTAGTAGCCGTTTTGCCATACGCTTGCATGATTACTCGTTTACAGACGAATATCATGCCAAGCGTTTCAGAAAGTAATACATGACTGAGAGTTCGGCAATATATGGTTTATATTGCCCGGCTTATTTTGCTAAAGTATAGTTGATGGAAGTAAAGGAAGCCCCAAAAAAAGCGTCTTAATTACAATCATAAACCATGCCAACCTTACAGCCTATTCAACAAAACCATATTACCTAAAGCACACAAAAGGTATCTATAAGTATTCTAAATGAATAATATGCCACTATACTATCTAACGCTAAACGAGCTCAAAAATCTTCTCAATGCGGTCGGGCAACTCGCTTCGGTCATGTGTAACAAAAAGAATTGTTTTATCCTTTAACGAATCCAGCAACGTTCTGGCTAACTGCATGCTCCGGGCATCCATTGCCTGAAAAGGCTCATCCAGGATTAATACAGGAGAATTCTTCAGCAATGCCCTGATCAATAAAGCCAGCCGTTGTTCTCCTACCGATAATGTCCCGAATGGCCGGTCAATCAGCTCACTAAGGCCAAAATAGTCTAATAACTGACGCAAATCAGCTTCCGTACTGGCCGGAATCCGGGCTGGCACCGTGATTGTATCGGTTAGTCCCGTAAAAGCAACCTGCGCTACGGTCAGGTGCTGCGGGAAATAGAGGTGTAATTCAGGGGAGACAAACCCAATCCGACGTTTCACATCCCAGATGCTTTCGCCTTTGCCGCGTCGTTTGCCAAAAACCCGAACGTCGTTTGCATAAGCCTGCGGGTGGTCGCCATATAATAAACTTAGCAACACCGATTTTCCGGCTCCATTTCGGCCCATCAGTGCCCATCGTTCATTTGTATGAACAGTCCAGTTTATCGAATCCAGAATAACACGCTCATTATAACGAACGCTAACATTTGTGAGTTGAAAAGCCTCCGAAAAATCGGCTGGCTTTGGAAGCGTTTCCAAAACCGGAACGGCCGGAAAAGCACTTGAATTTTCCGGCCGAATAAATTCCTCCCGTGGGCCAGCCCAAGTCATTTTCCCTTGCTCTAAAACCAGAACATGGGTGATAAAACTGGGTAAACTCTCGGGCTCAATAGCAATAACAAGCGTTAAGCCATGTTCTACAAGATCGGCAAGCCAGGTTGTCAGATCAGCGCGAAAGGTAGCATCTAAACCTACAAATGGATTATCCAGTAGAAGCACTTGCGGATGTTGTAACAAAGCCCGACCAATACGGGCTTTGCGGGTTTGCCCATTGGATAGTTTCAGGAACGCGTAATCGAGCAGAGGTTCAAGGCCGAGTCGTTGAATCAGGGCCGTTTCTTCGGGCGACCCAGCATAACGCAGATACTCACGAACGGTAATGACAGGCACTTTATCGTTCGAATCGCTCATGGTGGCATGATAGCGCTGCTGATAAAAATGGCCACTGTATGAAAACTGTCGGGAGTCTTCTTTAAAGGAAACAAACGAAGCCGATAGCGACCGGGTAAGCGTACCGGGCAACGTCGGCAACTGTCCGGCCAGAGCCTGTAACAAGGTTGTTTTACCACTTCCTACTGGCCCAACTATAGCCCAACATTCGCCAGCATGAATGGTTAAATTTAAATTGGTCAGAATGGTCTTCCCACCCCGCCGAACAGAAAAGTTATGCAGAGAAATCAAGTCGGTTGTACTGGACATAAAAAAAGCTGGACGGATAACGTTACAAAGTTATCCACCCAGCTTATCCTCATGACGTTTTGCGCTCAATTAATTCGTCATCGAAGAAGGTTTAGTTGTTGTGCCCGATCTGCTTCTTGTGCGGGTTGGCGTATTTCCAACCGAGCCAGCGCCCATACGATCTGTAGTACCCGAATTGTAGGTTGAATTACTAGGACTCGTACCAGCGCCTGTGCTCATCGAACCTGTTCCGGTTGAGTATGTGCTGTTTGTAGTGCTGCCCGTACCATAGGTGGTTGTTCCAGTGGTAGTACCGGTGCCCATCGTATTAGTCCCCGTACCCATTGTACTGGTACCGGTAGGGTTACCCATCGTATTGGTTGGCGGTTGCGCCGGATTGGTGTTTGTACCGGTCATGGGCTGTGTTTGGTACGTTCCCGAATTGGTGCGATTGTTCTGCCCGTTCGAGTTGGTAGTTGTTCCCATGTTTGTGGTACCCGTCGTCCCGGTCGTACCCGAATTGGTCGTTTGTGCTTGCGCGTTGAGGGCCAGGCCGGCTGCCAGCATGAATCCCAGTTTCAATACATTTTTCATAGTTGAGTCTAAATTGCTATTGTGTTACCCAATAGTCTATAGTACAACTCAACTAAAAATCTATTGTTTTACTGCGTCTATTTATTTTAATGATAGAAACGTGCTTAACTCCATAACCCCCTCTTCATATTTACCTACTAATCAGATATTTACCACGTAAATTAAAAATAAAAAAGCTGGTAACTAAAGAGCTACCAGCTTTTTTATTCGAAGATTTCAGGCAATTATAGATTGCCTTTCTTCATTTCCTTAACGGCAAAGTCAGCAGCACGGGCCGTCAGTGCCATGTATGTCAACGACGGGTTCACGCAGGATGCCGAAACCATGCAGGCTCCATCGGTGTTGAACACATTCTTCACCGAATGGATCTGATTATGTGCATTCAGGACTGACGTTTTAGGATCACGGCCCATCCGTGCGGTTCCCATTTCGTGTATACCGATACCGGGATGCTTCGTCTTGTCGTTATAGGGGGTCACATTTTTAAAGCCAGCGGCTTCGAGCATTTCAGCAGCATCGTTCATCATGTCGATCCGCATTTTGTGCTCATTTTCGCCATAGGCAGCATCGAATACAATCAGTGGAAGGCCCCATTTATCTTTCTGATCGGGCGAAAGCGTCATGCGGTTGTTCGGATCAGCAATCATTTCACCAAAACCGCCCAGACTCATCGTCCACGGCCCTGGTTTGGTCAGGCTGTCTTTAAAATCTGCGCCAAACCCTTCCATACCGTTGCCACGTCCCCAGCCACCACGACCAGCACCGCCCTGATAACCAAAGCCACGGACATAATCGCGTTTATCGCCATTCCAGTTACGATAGCGCGGTATATATACCCCATTGGCACGACGGCCAAAGTAATACTGATCTTCCATACCTTCGTATGAACCGGCAGCCCCAGCAGCCAGGTGATGATCCATGATGTTGCGACCAAGTTGATCAGACTCATTACCCATACCGTTGGGGAAGCGGTGTGATTTCGAATTCATCAGAATGAATGTGCTACCGAAAGCCGATGCATTCAGGAAGATAATCCGGGCATAGTACTCCCGAACTTCTTTCGTATTCTGATCGATAACCCGAACACCCGTTGCTTTTCCTTTTGCTTCGTCATAAAGCACTTCCGACACGATCGAGTCGGGGCGTAGTGTTAACCGACCCGTTTTAACAGCGGCTGGCAATGTTGCCGACTGAGTGCTGAAATAAGCTCCGTATGGGCAGCCCCGCATACACTGGTTGCGGAACTGGCAGGCAGCCCGGCCCAGATCGTAGTGCAGTTGTTTAGGCTGCGTCAGGTGAGCCGTCCGCCCGATGGTTACGAGCCGCTTCGGAAACGCCTTCTCGATCCGTTTCTTGGCTTCCCGTTCCAGGCAGTTGAGTTGCATAGGAGGCAGGAAGTTGCCATCGGGCAATACATCCACACCGTCTTTATTGCCCGAAACACCAACAAAGGTTTCGACATAGGTATACCACGGAGCCAGATCTTCGTAGCGAATTGGCCAGTCGACACCGATGCCTTCTTTGCCATTTGCCATGAAATCTTCTTTGTTCCAGCGGTAGCTCTGGCGGCCCCACATCAGCGATCGGCCACCAACGTGATAGCCACGAATCCAGTCGACTTTCCGTTTTTCGAGATATGGGTTTTCTTTGTCATTTTCGAAGAAGTGGCGCCACTCTTCATTGGCCGTATAGCCTGTACGCATGTTGGCCCAGTATTCTTCGGCTGCCTGCGTTGTGATACGTCCCCGATGCGGAAAATCCCAGGGGTTATTGGTTGCAGTAGGATAGCCCTCAATGTGTTTCACATCGCGACCGCGCTCCAGCATTAATACTTTCAAACCTTTCTGGGTCAGTTCCTTAGCGGCCCAGCCACCCGAAATACCCGATCCCACGACAATAGCGTCGTAGGTCATATCTTTTTTTGCGTCTATATTAAGGTTCATGTCTTTCTATACGTTTGTGGCTTACGGTTTATAGTTTACGATTGCTCTGCTTAAGAAGAGTATATGCTCATAGGCAACGCAACCGTAGACTATAAATCGTAAACAATAAACTAATTTTAAATAGCCCAGGCTTTCTGACCCGATTTGAGTGGTACACAACCATCGTAACGACCAGGAACGGCCACGTACTCAAGCGCCTGTGTACAGCCGATTTCTGACGTAAAATAGCCCGTAAGGGTCAGATCTTTCAGAATGGTATAGAAAGGCGTATAAATCTTTTTAGAATCGGTCGGCATTTGCAAATCTGCCTGCGAATTTTCGACTTTGGTGGCTGCTTTGGCAGCCGCCATTTTAGCGAGTTGTTCTTTGGCGTCGGCTTCCAGTTTTTTTACGATTTCAATCCGTTGCGTCGGATCGAGTTGCACAAAGGCTTTACCGTAGGCATCCTGGCTCAGCTTATTGGTTTGGATTAATCCTTCCAGAAAACGCTGCTGGTCGTCGGGCTTGTAACAATCTTTCAGGATAACATCAATCACTTCATTGACTTTAGCGGCTTTAGCGCCGGGGGTGCTGGTCGTTGGTATGATTGTATCGGCCAGTTCAGCAACGGTAGCGTCCTGATCGGCCGTAAAAAAGAGCGGCTTGCCTGTCAGGGCACGGCGGGTTGCTGAGGCCTCGAGGGTGTCGGCCAGCGCAGGCAACGACATGGTTACTCCAGCTAACGCAGCCACCCGCATAAGGGCGTCTCTTCTGTTCATAATCTTTGAGTGAGTTAGACTTTCAAATAGAACGATATTAGGAAATACA harbors:
- a CDS encoding M1 family metallopeptidase encodes the protein MRKIALGAGLWALSLISYAQNAPSSTSTPGSKYDPLELFHPLFNMQPGNDYRAGSGAPGPRYWQNRSDYQINVTLDDQQNTITGEVTITYKNNSPEALSYLWLQLDQNAFSDTSRAAKTTPVSGGRFGNMGFAGGLTISSVTVEQGHNKFAGAPYVITDTRMQIRLAEPVKPNGEVVKVKVAYSFKIPEYGSDRMGQLKRKDGIIYEIAQWYPRMCVFDDIEGWNVLPYLGAGEFYLDYGDIDYNVTVPWDHIVVGSGELLNPNDVLTADQIKRLAQARQSDQTVMIRTKDEVTNPNSRPKKSGTLTWKFRCVNTRDVAWASSKAFVWDAAKMDLPSGKSALAQSVYPAESAGNDAWGRSTEYVKGAIEFYSKYLYEYSYPVATNVAGIVGGMEYPGIIFCDHKGRKDGLWGVTDHEFGHNWFPMIVGNNERKFPWMDEGFNTFINTLSTANFNKGEYDRERGTMHDIAPALFYPTEPIMTIPDVQQARVLGILAYYKPGMGLKLLREVVLGPERFDFAFKNYVSRWAFKHPTPYDFFRSIEDGAGEDLGWFWRGYFYETWKLDQAVKEVKYVDGSAEKGSLITIENLDKFAMPATIEVTESNGKKGRVNLPVEVWQRGGTWTFKYNSTSPLKTVVLDPDEKLPDINEKNNVWRAEAQ
- a CDS encoding heme-copper oxidase subunit III; translation: MSNFITRRREPFRFMVWLGIASSVMLFTILLVTYIIRRTGPGWVDVKLPNVFLISTVVIVLSSFTLHNANLAFRHERFSSYRINMASTLVLGTLFILLQGWGWRQMILAGVGLKSNPAGSFVYIISGIHLLHILIGLIFLVIALIEALRRRMYVDSFVYSVNPPNQLKIKLITLYWHFVDILWVGLFLFLLAHHRLDLQLPI
- the ispE gene encoding 4-(cytidine 5'-diphospho)-2-C-methyl-D-erythritol kinase, producing MLAFPNAKINLGLFITEKRPDGFHNLQSCFYPVSWTDMLEVVPATDFIFSSSGLLIPGETHTNLCVRAYELLKTDFDLPPVHIHLHKIVPIGAGLGGGSADAAFTLRLLDAYFTLGLPTHKLEGYARRLGSDCAFFVQNRPMYCLEKGDVFEEIDLDLRGYYIVLVYPNLAISTAEAYAKVRPQLPQLPLRVHLQQSLDEWRHTVHNDFEDSLFPNYPLLGQLKQQLYDLGAVYASMSGSGSTIYGIFNAPPVLLNQFDQYSVWQGELGHRFSFPA
- a CDS encoding carboxypeptidase regulatory-like domain-containing protein, whose amino-acid sequence is MKTHWLKLILGVLLWTNCSTIVCAQADSLLRQADRLLNYKAYGRAIDAYLQILDEQGDQLTAIQKAAVQRQLAQAYRSVGDGVKAERYYREALVNNPDEDPQQALLFAQTLAGNGKFQEAQKQYERYLQVRDKAVASTPIAVPDDNTPALGNRKETIRYRLEYLSLNSKGEEFSPAFYKEGLVYVAGKKGGSAIEATGNGGGAGYLDLFYVPNRNNLKVSSIINADGSISKPANEHIKTERRLGSDEYTRPTANDSRTVPGFYEGIAITEGLGYEAKPAGATQRFSKALNTKYHEGPATFSHDGNRIFFTRNNYNEGKSKKSAEGINKLKIYTARQDNGTWGDVEELPFNSDEYSVGHPSLSRDEQLLYFVSDMPGGLGGTDIYVSRYLNGQWGRPVNLGPTVNTKGNELFPFIDDANNLYFSSDGRGGLGGLDIFYAPLSNGLTARSIEHLDAPINSREDDFGLITDASRRAGYFSSNRQDGSDDIYRFIRESSLYGCRDLTIRLYDSSTDMPLDSVDIVVKSKAEGRPDQTITTDQNGLVRICLEANNAFTFQASRDGYINSTVGFTTRALTDDQPSRLEISMMKPTVIMDTIPERPAPATALTRSRIRGIVKSERDGKPIEGVTVRLRNECNRSQREYVTGPDGRYSFDLDPGCDYTLVASKPEFGTNTNRIKRLPKKEKPKELSADLRMLSVGDVITIDNIYYDLDRYSLRPDASRELDRLVATMRKYPSLVIEIRSHTDSRGDATHNKILSTERAKAVANYLNSKGISRKRMVAIGMGETQLVNNCTDGVICTEAEHQRNRRTEFKVIAIK